A single genomic interval of Mucilaginibacter boryungensis harbors:
- a CDS encoding SDR family NAD(P)-dependent oxidoreductase produces MFNLQDKRILITGGSSGIGRQIAIHAAENGAIVTILGRDKKRLSDVFTELAGKGHNFFALNLTNEQEVTTFIKSQNTFDGVVFNAGIVEYSPVKFLTNEKIKTVFDINFNSTVILSQQLLKNKLIEKKGSLVFISSIASVIGIGGTALYAASKAALNAYTKVIATETAAQGIRANSISPGIVITPMTEQSINVSTDRSMDDKEKEYPLGYGKPEDVSALAVYLLSNASKWMTGSNLIIDGGLTLT; encoded by the coding sequence ATGTTCAATTTACAAGATAAAAGAATTTTAATAACCGGAGGATCATCGGGCATTGGCAGACAGATAGCAATACATGCAGCTGAAAATGGTGCTATAGTTACAATATTAGGCCGCGATAAAAAAAGATTATCAGATGTGTTTACGGAATTAGCTGGCAAAGGGCATAATTTTTTTGCTTTAAATTTGACAAATGAGCAAGAGGTAACAACGTTTATAAAAAGCCAAAATACTTTTGATGGTGTAGTATTTAATGCAGGTATTGTTGAATATTCACCAGTAAAATTTTTAACAAATGAAAAAATTAAAACAGTTTTTGATATAAATTTTAATAGTACTGTTATATTAAGTCAGCAATTATTAAAGAATAAACTTATTGAAAAAAAAGGGTCATTAGTTTTTATTTCTTCTATTGCATCGGTTATAGGTATCGGTGGCACTGCATTATATGCAGCCTCGAAAGCAGCACTTAATGCATATACTAAAGTAATAGCGACAGAGACTGCTGCACAGGGAATTAGGGCAAATAGCATAAGTCCAGGTATAGTTATAACACCTATGACAGAACAGTCAATAAACGTATCGACTGATCGTAGTATGGATGATAAGGAAAAAGAATATCCGCTTGGATACGGTAAACCCGAAGATGTATCTGCACTAGCTGTTTATTTATTAAGCAATGCAAGCAAATGGATGACAGGGTCAAATTTAATAATTGACGGAGGTCTGACACTAACTTAA
- a CDS encoding aromatic ring-hydroxylating oxygenase subunit alpha has translation MKSNISPEYYYSESIFQKEKLIFKNHWHFFGFKTQLTKHNDYLTRTIADTPVLVQNIKGEIMAFLNVCSHRFSILQQEASGNRPLVCPYHGWSYNQDGIPTGIPKKPLFQNFSSNELCELSLKSYQISFCGNLCFVNLSNSKHSLNDYLGDYFNELEDLSLSTQEMIDINQLDIKANWKIIVENTLESYHVGLIHTNTFKKLGASGLNFNFTSFHSSWDADLLIKRTDDSLKKIENIFAPRKYYINGYKHFLIFPNLLISTTHGSSYNFSLIEPLSPNETRFNSYVFLAYIKDDAKRAFVSAYKQTVIEFNREVFGEDKAICQLVQKGVNHTNLSGVLSLEEERVHAFQNTYIKLIQK, from the coding sequence ATGAAATCTAATATATCTCCTGAATACTATTACTCTGAATCAATTTTTCAGAAAGAAAAATTAATTTTTAAGAATCATTGGCATTTTTTTGGATTTAAAACACAACTTACTAAACATAACGATTATTTGACCCGCACAATAGCGGATACTCCTGTGCTGGTACAAAATATAAAAGGTGAGATAATGGCTTTTTTAAATGTTTGTTCACATCGCTTTTCAATACTACAACAAGAAGCAAGTGGCAACAGACCATTAGTTTGTCCATACCATGGGTGGTCATACAACCAGGACGGTATACCTACAGGAATACCTAAAAAACCATTATTTCAAAATTTTTCAAGTAATGAGCTTTGCGAATTAAGTTTAAAAAGTTATCAAATTAGTTTTTGCGGTAATTTATGTTTTGTGAATTTAAGTAATTCAAAACATTCATTAAATGATTATTTAGGGGATTATTTTAATGAGCTTGAAGATTTGTCTCTTTCTACCCAAGAAATGATAGACATTAATCAACTTGATATAAAAGCGAATTGGAAAATCATAGTTGAAAATACACTTGAAAGTTATCACGTAGGCTTAATTCATACCAATACTTTTAAGAAACTGGGAGCAAGCGGATTGAATTTTAATTTTACATCTTTCCATTCAAGTTGGGATGCAGATTTACTTATAAAACGAACAGATGATTCTTTAAAGAAAATTGAAAATATTTTTGCCCCACGTAAATATTATATTAATGGATATAAACATTTTTTAATTTTCCCCAATTTATTAATCTCCACAACCCATGGGAGCTCATATAATTTTTCATTAATTGAACCATTGAGCCCCAACGAAACACGTTTTAATAGCTATGTTTTTTTGGCTTATATTAAAGATGATGCAAAAAGGGCATTCGTCTCAGCTTATAAGCAAACAGTTATAGAATTTAATAGAGAGGTTTTTGGAGAAGATAAAGCCATTTGTCAATTAGTTCAAAAAGGAGTAAATCATACTAATCTTTCGGGTGTTTTAAGTTTAGAAGAAGAACGTGTACATGCATTTCAAAATACTTATATAAAATTAATACAGAAATGA
- a CDS encoding ketoacyl-ACP synthase III, which produces MKANIKAISYYLPEQILDNVLINEIFPEWSIDKISNKTGIYKRHIADKNEFASDMAIKAATQLFDEYKILPSEIDYILLCTQSPDYFLPTTACIVQHKLGIPTTAGALDFNLGCSGYVYGLSLAKGLIAANIANNVLLITTETYSKYIYDKDKSNRTIFGDAASASLISSSGEGLTIADFVLGSDGSGAENLIVKRGGAKYPVNITENIIKDEYGNEHNENNLYMNGSEIFNFTSQAVPQLVHSTLQKNNLLISDINLFIFHQANKYMLNHLRKKIGIEENKFMYHLENCGNTVSSTIPITLKEALTQLIIKPQMSIMLAGFGVGYSWGGVVLKS; this is translated from the coding sequence ATGAAGGCTAACATTAAAGCGATTTCTTATTATTTACCTGAACAAATTTTAGATAATGTTCTAATAAATGAGATATTTCCAGAATGGTCAATAGATAAAATATCAAACAAAACCGGGATATATAAAAGACATATTGCGGACAAAAATGAATTTGCCTCAGATATGGCAATAAAGGCAGCTACGCAATTGTTTGATGAATATAAAATCTTACCTTCTGAAATTGATTACATTTTACTGTGTACGCAAAGCCCAGATTATTTTTTACCCACAACCGCTTGTATTGTACAGCATAAATTAGGGATACCCACAACTGCGGGAGCGCTGGATTTTAATTTAGGGTGTTCTGGCTATGTATACGGATTAAGCCTAGCCAAGGGTCTTATAGCCGCTAATATTGCTAATAACGTTTTGCTCATTACAACAGAAACTTACAGTAAGTATATTTATGACAAAGATAAAAGCAATAGGACAATTTTTGGCGATGCCGCATCTGCTTCCCTTATATCATCATCTGGAGAAGGACTAACTATTGCAGATTTTGTTTTAGGTTCGGATGGCAGTGGCGCCGAAAACTTGATAGTTAAACGCGGTGGAGCAAAGTATCCTGTTAATATTACGGAGAATATAATTAAAGATGAATATGGAAATGAGCACAACGAGAATAATTTATATATGAACGGCTCTGAAATATTTAATTTTACTAGCCAGGCTGTCCCACAGTTGGTTCATTCTACCCTTCAAAAAAATAATCTTTTAATAAGTGATATCAATCTGTTTATTTTTCATCAAGCTAATAAATATATGCTTAATCATTTACGAAAAAAAATTGGCATTGAAGAGAATAAATTCATGTATCATCTTGAAAACTGCGGCAATACGGTATCCTCAACCATACCAATTACGTTAAAAGAAGCTTTAACCCAATTAATTATTAAACCACAAATGTCTATAATGCTCGCTGGGTTTGGCGTAGGTTATTCTTGGGGCGGTGTGGTTCTGAAATCTTAA
- a CDS encoding DegT/DnrJ/EryC1/StrS family aminotransferase, translating into MNSKIWLSSPHMGGAEHQFVQEAFDTNWVAPLGPHVDGFEKDLSDFLGGNQHVAVLSSGTGALHLALVMLNIGPTDEVFCQSMTFSASANPIKYVGATPVFIDSEKDTWNIDPNYLEDAIKNRIADGKKPKAIIVVHLYGMPAKMKEITEIAGKYEIPVIEDAAEALGSHINGQMCGTMGTMSILSFNGNKIITTSGGGALVSSDKQYIDMSKFLATQARDDAPHYQHSHIGYNYRMSNISAGIGRGQMQVLPSRINKRRDIFDQYVTHFGGAPGVSFLEEPKGFFSNRWLSTLTIDPLKANGVTREKLRLALFENNIESRPLWKPMHLQPVFKNCLFFGNNVSDKLFENGLCLPSGSNLSDNDLERVFTIMKATFRF; encoded by the coding sequence ATGAATTCTAAAATATGGCTTTCCAGTCCGCATATGGGTGGTGCAGAACACCAATTTGTACAAGAAGCTTTTGATACGAATTGGGTGGCACCATTGGGGCCGCATGTTGATGGATTTGAAAAGGATTTGTCAGACTTTTTAGGAGGCAATCAACACGTCGCAGTATTAAGCTCAGGAACAGGCGCGTTACACTTAGCCTTAGTTATGTTAAATATTGGGCCCACTGATGAGGTTTTCTGTCAAAGCATGACTTTTTCGGCATCAGCAAACCCAATAAAATACGTTGGGGCTACCCCGGTTTTTATCGATAGTGAAAAAGATACATGGAATATTGATCCTAACTATTTAGAGGATGCTATTAAAAACCGAATAGCAGATGGTAAAAAGCCGAAAGCAATTATAGTGGTGCATTTGTATGGAATGCCTGCAAAAATGAAGGAGATAACTGAAATTGCTGGTAAATATGAAATACCAGTAATTGAAGATGCCGCCGAAGCCTTAGGATCGCATATTAATGGACAAATGTGTGGTACAATGGGTACAATGAGCATATTATCATTTAATGGAAACAAAATAATTACTACGTCGGGTGGCGGCGCCTTGGTATCATCAGACAAACAATATATTGATATGAGCAAGTTCTTGGCTACACAGGCACGAGACGATGCGCCGCATTATCAGCACTCGCACATCGGTTATAATTACCGTATGAGCAATATTAGCGCAGGCATAGGTCGCGGGCAAATGCAAGTGCTCCCCAGCAGGATAAATAAAAGGCGCGATATATTTGATCAATATGTAACCCACTTTGGAGGGGCGCCTGGTGTTAGTTTTTTAGAAGAACCGAAAGGATTTTTTAGTAATCGCTGGTTATCGACCTTAACAATAGATCCATTAAAAGCCAATGGTGTTACCCGTGAAAAGTTAAGGCTTGCACTATTTGAAAATAATATTGAATCGAGGCCCCTATGGAAGCCAATGCATTTACAGCCTGTTTTTAAAAACTGTTTATTTTTTGGAAACAATGTATCCGATAAATTGTTTGAAAATGGATTGTGTTTACCATCCGGGTCGAATCTTTCAGATAATGACTTGGAGCGGGTGTTCACTATAATGAAAGCAACATTCAGGTTTTAA
- a CDS encoding polysaccharide biosynthesis protein, producing MLNRMNIVPRWIIFFLDIFFCTISLISAHAISNNFELSHLDYNLLNKILFTFLIINCIVFTMLKTYSGIVRYTSGQDSVRILFSVLISNVAFYIISKSSLLADVALSRIEQVIIINVLFSFVLLISYRLMVKYMFSYINNLKLNQKRVIIYGANETAITTKRILDQQGTGLNMNIVAFIDEDERKRGKKVDNIRIYQLADIEKIIISERINELIIAQADVDINIKNTIVDICLVHNVRVLNIPPITNWIGGHLNPSQLQNIKIEDVLEREPIQVNNVLIDQQIHGKNILVTGAAGSIGSELVRQLIQYQPAVIILNDIAETALHELQLELEDAGHENSSFITFIGDVRNAERMTLLFETYTPNYVYHAAAYKHVPMMENNPCEAINTNVLGTKNIADLSMRYGVDKFVMISTDKAVNPTNVMGASKRIAEMYVQSLIDFHSNDNIIINNGMSIMTDKIKGKKRTKYITTRFGNVLGSNGSVIPRFKAQIQKGGPITVTHPEITRYFMTIPEACRLVLEAGSMGSGGEIYLFDMGKSVKIVDLAKKMIRLSGFVVDQDIKITFTGLRPGEKLYEELLNDAENTMPTHHEKIMIAKVRKQSYMQINKHVNELISLSSMYNDHIVVRKMKEIVPEYKSNNSIFEEFDVEIPVAL from the coding sequence ATGTTAAATAGAATGAATATTGTGCCCCGATGGATCATCTTTTTCTTAGATATATTTTTTTGTACAATATCTCTAATATCAGCTCACGCTATTAGTAATAATTTTGAACTGAGCCATCTTGATTACAACTTATTAAATAAAATATTATTTACTTTCCTGATTATCAACTGCATAGTGTTTACCATGCTCAAAACTTATTCAGGTATTGTAAGATACACCAGTGGTCAGGACTCTGTTCGAATATTATTTTCAGTGTTGATTAGTAATGTAGCATTTTATATAATATCGAAATCGTCATTGCTTGCTGATGTTGCATTAAGCCGGATAGAGCAGGTAATAATTATAAATGTGCTGTTTAGCTTTGTATTACTTATAAGTTATCGGTTAATGGTAAAATATATGTTTAGCTATATAAATAATTTGAAACTTAATCAAAAACGTGTTATTATTTATGGGGCTAACGAAACTGCAATAACCACTAAACGTATTCTGGATCAACAGGGAACTGGACTAAATATGAATATTGTGGCGTTCATAGACGAAGATGAAAGGAAGCGTGGGAAGAAAGTTGATAATATCAGAATATACCAATTAGCTGACATTGAAAAAATTATTATTTCGGAGAGGATTAATGAGTTAATTATTGCTCAGGCGGACGTTGATATTAATATAAAAAATACCATAGTTGATATATGCTTAGTACACAATGTACGCGTTTTGAATATTCCGCCAATAACAAATTGGATAGGCGGGCACCTTAATCCAAGCCAACTTCAAAACATAAAAATTGAGGATGTTTTAGAAAGGGAACCTATACAAGTAAATAATGTGCTTATCGATCAGCAAATACATGGTAAAAACATATTGGTTACGGGCGCTGCAGGATCTATCGGTTCTGAATTGGTTAGGCAATTAATACAATACCAGCCTGCTGTAATTATTTTAAATGATATTGCCGAAACAGCTTTACACGAGTTACAATTAGAACTGGAAGATGCTGGACATGAAAATAGTAGCTTTATTACATTTATAGGGGATGTGAGAAATGCGGAAAGAATGACCTTGTTATTTGAAACGTATACTCCTAATTATGTTTATCATGCAGCTGCTTATAAACATGTGCCAATGATGGAGAATAACCCATGCGAGGCTATTAATACCAATGTATTAGGGACTAAAAATATTGCCGATTTATCTATGCGATATGGTGTAGATAAGTTTGTAATGATCTCTACCGATAAGGCTGTTAATCCAACAAATGTAATGGGGGCCTCAAAGCGTATTGCCGAAATGTATGTGCAATCTCTTATCGATTTTCATTCCAATGATAATATTATCATTAACAATGGGATGAGTATAATGACTGATAAGATTAAAGGGAAAAAACGTACTAAATACATTACTACCCGGTTTGGTAATGTGTTGGGATCCAATGGGTCGGTAATACCAAGGTTTAAAGCACAAATACAAAAAGGTGGTCCCATTACTGTAACGCACCCCGAAATAACACGTTATTTCATGACTATACCCGAAGCTTGTCGTTTAGTACTTGAAGCGGGATCTATGGGAAGTGGAGGCGAGATATATTTGTTTGATATGGGTAAATCGGTAAAAATAGTTGATTTAGCCAAAAAGATGATCCGTCTATCAGGCTTTGTGGTTGACCAGGATATTAAAATCACTTTTACTGGTTTAAGACCTGGGGAAAAGCTTTATGAAGAGTTATTGAACGATGCAGAAAATACTATGCCTACGCATCACGAAAAGATAATGATAGCTAAGGTGCGGAAACAATCGTACATGCAAATTAACAAGCATGTTAACGAATTGATTTCACTTTCAAGCATGTATAATGACCATATAGTAGTAAGAAAAATGAAAGAAATTGTGCCGGAATATAAAAGCAACAATTCCATATTTGAGGAATTTGATGTGGAAATCCCGGTGGCGCTATAA
- the rfaE1 gene encoding D-glycero-beta-D-manno-heptose-7-phosphate kinase — translation MPVTKTPINKKIKICVIGDIMLDHYINGSCDRISPEAPVQVVDVATEAYSLGGAGNVLKNLKALGCEASIISICGNDTTSKILDTELSNTHPAFYYLAKDSTRQSTIKTRVIVSRHQLLRLDKEDKHYCDKDIANELIDFFKKKVTDIDVLIISDYCKGVLSPYLVKELLAICNQYKVITIVDSKHKDLSKYKGATLIKPNKKEAALASGISITNDDTLEQACKIIADIAACKTVVVTLSEDGIAIYNEEKLTKIPTKAIEVFDVTGAGDTVIAALGFALANKMDIKEACNFANHAAAVVVAKFGSAVATLDEINNIS, via the coding sequence ATGCCGGTTACTAAAACCCCAATTAATAAGAAAATAAAAATCTGTGTTATTGGTGATATTATGCTGGATCACTATATCAATGGTTCGTGCGATCGTATATCACCCGAAGCCCCAGTGCAGGTGGTTGATGTTGCTACTGAAGCTTATAGTTTGGGCGGGGCGGGTAATGTGCTAAAAAACCTTAAAGCGCTGGGCTGCGAAGCGTCGATTATTAGTATTTGCGGCAATGATACTACCAGTAAAATATTAGATACTGAACTTTCAAATACTCATCCTGCTTTTTATTACCTGGCTAAGGATAGTACTCGCCAAAGCACAATAAAAACAAGGGTAATAGTAAGCAGGCACCAACTATTACGGTTAGATAAAGAAGATAAACATTATTGCGATAAAGATATTGCTAATGAATTGATTGATTTTTTTAAAAAGAAAGTTACAGACATTGACGTATTAATTATATCAGATTATTGCAAGGGTGTGTTAAGCCCATATTTGGTAAAGGAGTTATTAGCAATATGCAACCAGTATAAAGTGATCACTATAGTTGACTCTAAACATAAAGACCTGTCAAAATATAAAGGGGCAACCCTAATTAAACCTAATAAAAAAGAGGCCGCGCTGGCATCGGGTATATCAATTACAAATGACGACACTTTGGAACAAGCCTGTAAAATAATTGCTGATATTGCCGCTTGTAAAACGGTGGTGGTAACCTTATCAGAGGATGGGATTGCAATTTATAATGAAGAAAAGCTTACCAAAATACCCACAAAAGCTATCGAAGTATTTGATGTTACAGGTGCGGGCGATACCGTTATTGCTGCGTTAGGGTTTGCTTTGGCTAATAAAATGGATATTAAAGAAGCCTGCAATTTTGCCAACCATGCGGCAGCTGTGGTTGTGGCTAAATTTGGAAGCGCCGTAGCAACTTTAGATGAGATAAACAATATAAGCTAA
- a CDS encoding D-sedoheptulose 7-phosphate isomerase, which translates to MGKLNKILAQVQEHQRVIEKLSEKNFIDKIEAICRLIVDTIKRGNKVLLFGNGGSASDAQHIAAEFTGRFVKNRKAYPAIALTTDTSAITAISNDYGFERIFARQIEALAQTGDVVIGISTSGNSPNVILGLHEAKKQACKLIGFTGNDGGQMKDICDYCLTVDSDITARIQEAHILIGHIICSAIDDLC; encoded by the coding sequence ATGGGAAAACTGAATAAGATATTAGCCCAGGTGCAAGAACACCAACGTGTAATTGAGAAATTATCAGAAAAAAATTTTATTGATAAAATAGAGGCCATATGCCGATTGATAGTAGATACAATTAAAAGGGGGAATAAAGTATTACTTTTTGGTAACGGAGGTAGTGCCAGTGATGCGCAACACATAGCAGCCGAATTTACTGGACGATTTGTTAAAAACCGTAAAGCATATCCTGCTATTGCTCTTACTACCGATACATCTGCAATAACAGCTATAAGTAACGATTATGGGTTTGAACGCATATTTGCTCGCCAGATTGAAGCGTTAGCGCAAACTGGAGATGTGGTTATAGGTATTTCAACAAGTGGTAACAGCCCAAACGTGATACTTGGTTTGCATGAGGCAAAAAAACAGGCATGCAAATTAATTGGCTTTACAGGTAATGACGGAGGACAAATGAAGGATATTTGTGATTATTGCCTAACTGTGGATAGTGATATTACCGCCCGGATACAAGAAGCGCATATATTAATAGGCCATATTATTTGTTCGGCAATTGATGATCTATGTTAG
- a CDS encoding undecaprenyl-phosphate glucose phosphotransferase: protein MIYRYATFIKAINLSIDYTILNISMVIAYLIVDKSYIFWASNKNYLPVVLVFNLIWLLAANITGLYEQVLNKDSIRTYQSVFKTYLLFVCLICFTIIIIIGTKAYFITREYLFYSLALFGFLVGIWKLIFLAIRRSDRNLLIDARNIIIVGAGRIGNDLFQYFKNNRDKGYNVLGFFDDKPDNIIDKKLYLGTTDNCIDYVITNQVDEIFCALPFTDSHKIEQLMLDADKHLIRFKIIPEYYINSKKSMFIQNFDHIPVIAVRPEPLESILNRMVKRLFDFLFSCFVIVFILSWLCPIMAILIKLQSRGPVFFVQLRSGRDNLPFKCYKFRSMRINNEANKMQATRNDVRITKIGAFMRRTNIDELPQFVNVLLGEMSVVGPRPHMISHTEEYSKLIDQFMVRHFMKPGITGWAQVKGLRGETKTTEAMMNRVEADVWYLENWSFLLDMKIIVITIWNTLRGESNAF from the coding sequence ATGATCTACAGGTACGCTACTTTTATTAAGGCTATTAACCTTTCTATTGATTATACTATACTAAATATTAGTATGGTTATAGCGTATCTTATCGTTGATAAATCATATATATTTTGGGCAAGCAATAAAAATTATTTGCCAGTAGTACTTGTTTTTAACTTAATATGGTTATTAGCTGCCAATATTACCGGGTTATATGAACAGGTATTAAATAAGGATTCCATCCGCACCTATCAAAGTGTATTTAAAACCTATCTGCTTTTTGTTTGCCTTATTTGTTTTACCATTATTATTATCATCGGCACAAAAGCATATTTTATCACTCGTGAGTATTTATTTTATTCATTAGCGTTATTTGGTTTTTTAGTTGGGATATGGAAGTTGATATTCCTGGCTATACGTCGTAGCGATAGAAATTTATTAATTGATGCGCGAAATATTATAATAGTTGGTGCGGGCAGGATAGGTAACGACCTGTTTCAATATTTTAAAAACAACCGGGATAAAGGATATAACGTTTTGGGCTTCTTTGATGACAAGCCCGATAATATAATTGATAAAAAGTTATATCTGGGGACTACCGATAATTGTATCGATTACGTTATAACCAATCAGGTTGATGAAATATTTTGCGCATTACCATTCACAGATTCACATAAGATAGAACAACTAATGCTTGATGCTGATAAGCATCTTATCAGGTTTAAAATAATTCCTGAATATTATATTAATTCAAAAAAATCAATGTTTATACAAAACTTTGATCATATCCCTGTTATAGCCGTACGGCCTGAACCATTAGAAAGCATATTAAACAGGATGGTAAAGCGTCTTTTTGATTTTCTGTTTTCATGCTTTGTTATTGTATTTATATTAAGCTGGCTTTGTCCTATAATGGCCATTCTTATTAAACTGCAATCGCGCGGGCCGGTATTTTTTGTTCAACTACGGTCGGGCAGGGATAATTTGCCATTTAAATGTTACAAGTTTCGCAGTATGCGCATTAATAATGAAGCGAATAAAATGCAGGCCACCCGCAATGATGTGCGTATTACCAAAATAGGCGCATTTATGCGCCGGACCAATATTGATGAACTGCCCCAATTTGTCAATGTATTACTTGGCGAAATGTCGGTAGTTGGCCCACGCCCTCATATGATAAGCCATACCGAAGAATATTCTAAGTTGATAGACCAGTTTATGGTGCGTCATTTTATGAAACCTGGTATCACCGGCTGGGCCCAGGTAAAAGGTTTGCGTGGGGAAACCAAGACTACCGAAGCGATGATGAACAGGGTAGAAGCCGATGTTTGGTACCTGGAAAACTGGTCGTTCCTGCTGGATATGAAAATTATAGTAATTACTATCTGGAATACTTTGCGGGGCGAATCAAATGCTTTTTAA
- a CDS encoding helical backbone metal receptor — protein MVTLTDQLGREITLSNQPKRIVSLVPSQTELLYYLGLDSAICGITKFCIHPTQKTLNTVKIGGTKQLNIPLIKSLGPDLIIANKEENDRLQLEELMSGYPTYVSDPYNLTTALQMINDVGVLTGREGPARRLYDAIMTAFNELHLPTQSLRVAYFIWRKPYMVAGKLTFIDDMLQRCGFTNAFEQARYPQISVNDLVAANPEVVLLSSEPYPFKQKHVNELQALLPNALIKLVDGEMFSWYGSRMLYAPGYFMGLINSIKQL, from the coding sequence ATGGTTACCCTTACCGATCAATTAGGACGGGAAATTACCTTATCTAATCAGCCTAAGCGTATTGTTTCGTTAGTGCCATCCCAAACAGAGTTGTTGTATTACCTGGGGCTTGATAGTGCCATTTGTGGCATAACTAAATTCTGTATCCATCCAACTCAGAAAACTCTAAATACAGTAAAAATAGGCGGTACAAAACAATTGAACATTCCACTCATCAAATCACTTGGCCCCGACCTTATTATTGCAAATAAAGAAGAGAACGACCGTTTGCAGTTAGAGGAATTAATGTCGGGATACCCAACCTATGTTAGCGATCCATATAACCTCACTACGGCACTGCAAATGATAAACGACGTTGGAGTGCTCACCGGGCGGGAAGGACCCGCAAGGCGGCTCTATGATGCGATAATGACTGCTTTTAATGAATTGCACTTGCCGACCCAAAGTTTACGCGTTGCTTATTTTATTTGGCGTAAACCGTATATGGTTGCCGGTAAGCTTACTTTTATTGATGATATGTTACAGCGATGCGGCTTTACCAATGCTTTTGAACAAGCCCGTTACCCCCAAATCTCCGTGAACGATCTGGTAGCGGCAAATCCTGAGGTGGTGCTTTTATCATCCGAGCCATACCCATTTAAGCAAAAGCACGTTAATGAACTGCAAGCGTTATTGCCAAATGCTTTAATAAAACTGGTTGATGGCGAAATGTTTTCCTGGTATGGTAGCCGGATGCTATATGCCCCCGGATATTTTATGGGACTGATTAACAGTATAAAGCAGCTTTAG
- a CDS encoding efflux RND transporter periplasmic adaptor subunit: MKLIISASIACFFAACSGNQKPVDLTEAKTAGSKKYEIGCITEKALSSYAQLPGQLNPFNEVNLFPKVNGFVKQIFVDRGSQVRKGQLLITLEAPEMESQLQAANSRYLQAQETANASKEKYTRLKQAAAEPGSVSPLDLDNAISRMKADIAIANAEKSNVESVRTVSGYLHIYAPFDGMIVQRNVSPGALVAPGKSTDQPMLVLQDIRRLRLEVAIPENYVDKVDLKQPVTFTFNAMPGIQHTAKISRLANTLGNMRSEAIEIDVINKDGQLKPGMYGEVKIPMLSGAKSLVVPNSAIVRSTEMEYIIVVKNGKAKLVDIKEGLANKNATEVFGNLAANDQIIQNASDDIKEGDLIK; this comes from the coding sequence ATGAAATTGATCATATCAGCATCTATAGCATGCTTTTTTGCAGCCTGCTCTGGCAATCAAAAACCAGTTGACCTGACTGAAGCCAAAACGGCTGGCAGTAAAAAATACGAAATAGGTTGTATTACAGAAAAGGCCTTATCCAGTTATGCCCAGTTGCCAGGGCAATTAAATCCATTTAATGAAGTAAACCTATTTCCGAAAGTTAATGGTTTTGTAAAACAGATCTTTGTTGACCGGGGGTCGCAGGTCAGAAAAGGGCAACTGTTAATAACGCTTGAAGCGCCGGAAATGGAATCGCAGCTACAGGCAGCTAATTCACGCTATTTGCAGGCCCAGGAAACTGCCAACGCCAGCAAAGAAAAATATACCCGTTTAAAACAGGCCGCTGCCGAACCAGGTTCGGTTTCACCGCTCGACCTGGATAATGCCATTTCGCGCATGAAGGCCGACATAGCCATAGCAAATGCTGAAAAGTCCAATGTGGAATCAGTAAGGACAGTAAGTGGTTATCTTCATATTTATGCACCATTCGACGGCATGATCGTACAACGAAATGTTTCACCCGGTGCACTTGTTGCGCCCGGTAAATCAACCGACCAACCTATGCTGGTTTTACAGGATATCCGAAGGTTACGTTTAGAAGTAGCTATACCAGAGAATTATGTGGACAAGGTCGATCTCAAACAGCCAGTTACTTTTACTTTTAACGCTATGCCGGGCATTCAGCATACCGCAAAGATCAGTCGATTGGCCAACACATTGGGTAATATGCGTTCTGAAGCTATTGAGATAGATGTAATTAATAAAGATGGACAGTTGAAACCAGGTATGTATGGCGAAGTAAAAATACCCATGTTGTCGGGCGCAAAATCTTTAGTAGTACCTAACAGCGCTATTGTCCGCTCTACCGAAATGGAATATATTATTGTCGTCAAAAACGGCAAAGCTAAATTGGTGGATATCAAAGAAGGGTTGGCCAATAAAAATGCCACGGAAGTATTTGGCAATTTAGCAGCTAATGATCAGATTATTCAGAATGCCAGCGATGATATTAAAGAGGGTGACCTAATCAAGTAA